Part of the Gemmatimonadota bacterium genome is shown below.
CGGGAAGGGGAGCGGCCCTGGGGAATTCCCCGGAAGCCAGGGCGGAATGGTCCAGACCTTTGCGGGTCGAGGCGATTCGATCTACGCCGTGATCAACCGCTCCGACGTGGCCGTGTTTGTGCCGGGTCGTTTTGTCCGGGCGTTCAAGCTCACCGCGCTCCCGGACGGCGGCTTTCCGATGCCGGTGGCCGTGGTCGGGTCGAGCCTCGTCGCCACCAGGCGGCTGCCGCAATCGCCGCGCGCTCCAGGGGTGTATCGCGACTCGGTCACCCTCCAGCGCTATGCCCTCGACGGAACGCTCGGCGAAGCGCTCGACGGGGTGCCCAACGTGGAGACGCGGCAGCACCCGATGGGGTCGTACCCGGCGCCGTTCGGGAAGCGGCTCCAGGTGGCGAGCAAGCAGGACTGGATGGTGACCGGCTTCCCTGAGCACTTCGAGATCGCCTCGCGGAATCCCAATGGTCGGGTCGCCAGGGTTGTCCGACTGTCGATGCCGGCGGTTCCGATGACCGAGGCGGTGGTGGATGGGCACAAGTCACGGCTGTTCGACAACTTTGGTGGCAGCCCCGAAGAGCGGAGCGCCATGGAGGCTGACCTCTCCCTCGATCAGCTCCCGAAGACCCTGCCAGCGTACTCGGCAGTGAAGTTGGACGGGATGGGGCGGGTGTGGGTGCGCGAGTATATCGAGCTGGACGGGATGGGCCCCATGAACGCCGACATGGGGAAGGGCCCTCGGTGGCACCCGGATCGTCCCGCCCGGTGGTGGGTGTTCAGCAACGACGGCGAGTTCCTGGGGACCGTGCGGTTGCCGCTGGGCTTCGTGGTGCATGACATCGGCAAGGATCACATCGTCGGCGTCGTCCGCGACGCGGACGATGTCGAGTATGTCGTGGGCTATCCCTTTCGGGTAGCACGGTAGGCTGTGGCCGCGCGGGCCTCGGCAGGCACCGCCGCAGAAACGCACGACGCCAGTTGTCCACGATGGAGTGAGGAACCACGATGATCTTCTCTCGTCAATTCCGGGCATTGTTCAAGCTCGCCGCACTCTGGGCCGGTCCGTGGTTCCTGCTCGGGCTGGTCATCGGATGGCGGAGCTGGTCGTCGCCATCGGAGCTGCCCGGATCGCGCGATCCGTTCTCGCTCGGCGGTTGGCTGATGCTCCACGCTCTCGTCTACGCGATGTTCGGGGTGATCTCGGGTACCGTGGCCGGACTCGTCATCGCCCGCTTTGAGCGGGGCCAAGACACAAGCTCGCTCTCTCCGCGTCGAGTCGCTGCCTGGGGTGCCCTCGGCGGACTGGCGCCGCTGGCGCTTCTTGTAGCGCTGGGTCTGGCGTTCGGACTTCCCAACCTCTCGCTCATCCCAGTCTTGGCCATCGGGCTGGCGAACTCGGCACTGACCGCCTTCGCCACTGCCTCCGCGCTCTCGGTGGCCAAGCGCGGCATTGGCAGCGAAGGTGAGGTCGCGCCACAATTGCCAAGTGTCTAGTGCGCCTGGAACCAGCTCAACCATGATTCCCAAGCGGCGGGCGATATTGGCCACGTTCTGCCTGGTCTCGGCATGCAGTGGCCCGAGTCAGGACAACGCCTCCCCCGCGAGCGACCACGGGCCCACGCCGCTCGCATCCATTCCTTATGAGAGTTGCGCGCTCGCCCCGACGGCCGAAGCACGCGCAGTCGCCGTGGCCTCGATCGCTCCGCAGGCGGTGGACTGGGAGGGCGCGCGCTCCGTGGCGTCGTGGGCGCCCACCAGTGTCACTGCCGTTGCGGTAATCGGCGACACGCTTGTCGTCCTGGATGGCCCCCAAGCGCAGGTGACCGCCTTCAACGGAACGCTGAACCCCATCGCCACCTTTGGTGGGCCAGGGGAGGGACCAGGCGAGTTCCGGCGCGCGACCGCCCTGACCATCCTCGGCGGCAACCGAATCGGCATCGTCGACGCCGGCACCAAGCGCCTCACGATGCTCACACCAGAGTTCAAGCTGGGCGAGACTCGATCCATCCCGGTCGGGCAACTCGCTTCGGCCGCTGCGTTCTCCGGGGAGGAGTTCTATCTCTCGCAGGATGTCATGGTGGAAATGGCCATGCGCAATCCGGCGCTGGGGGAGGCGCTCTCCCTGATTCCTGTCGGGGCGGACGGCTCGACGACGGTTCTTCGACTTGTGCCAGGCACCCCAGCCGCCGACTCGCTGCTCCGCCTCCCTGGCCCCAATCCATTCCGCGTGGTCGCATCGGGTCAGTCCCTGCTGTTTCTCGCACCGGCCGCGGGGATCGTGGATCTCTACCGGGACGGCGCACGAACCGTCCGTCTTCGGACCTGCATGCCGCCGATGCTGGACAAGGCGCTCCAACAACAGCGCGCGGCGTATCGTCCAGGTACCGGCTCCGGTGCACAACAGGACATTCCGCTCGTGTCTGACGCCATCGTCGTGGCAGACACGGTCTTTCTGGTCGGCCCGGTGCCGGACGCCGGGGGCCGACTTCACATCGACGCCTTCCTCGTGGGCGGTACGCCTGTCGGGAGCGTGTTGGTGAACACGTCAGGCCTTGGCCTGCCGCGCGAGATGCGCTTCTGGGGCACACCCGATCAGTTGGTAGCGTACGGGGCCGACGGGGTGATTGTGAAGCTCCGGATCGAAGGCAGGACCAGCTTCGCTGGGGTTGCTGGTGACCGATGACCGTTGACCGGTAAACCATTGCACGCCTGTCGCTGACAAGCGCCAACCCTCGCACTTTCGTTCCTGGCCGTAGATTTCAATCCATCGGTCCGCCTCGCGAACGGATCCTCCGCCACGCCATGTCCCTCATTCGCCCAGCGAGCACCCTTCGTCGTCGTCCTCCCTCTCTCCCCGAGGAGTTGCGCATGTCTCGTCAGGCAATCGTATCGGCCCTGGGGTTGAGTGTCGTGCTGCTGACGCCCAACGCGGCGCCCGCTCAGGACGCCCTTGGGGGAGACTGGGCGACGATCATCCGCAGCAGGCGGTGCCCGGTCGCAAAGGACTGCCCACCGCGGCAGGGGCTCGTGTGGGACACGACCAACGCGCTGCCGATTTATCCCCCCGCCATGAGGGCTGCTGGCATCGGCGGCGAGGCCGTGGTGTCCTTCCAGGTCGGTGCCGACGGGACCGTCGACTCGAGCTCGGTCACGGTGGTGCGCGCCACGAACACCGCCTTCAAGGCACCCGCGATCAGCACGGTCCGCAGGTGGCGCTTCGGGTTCGAGGCGGAGGGCCGCCCGTCACCGTCGATCACGGCACAAGTTCATCTCTTGTTCGCCCAAGAGATCGGCTGCAAGGAAGGTCCCAGCCGTCAATGGACGGGCTGGGCCGGTCCGAATCAGCTCGTCATGGCCATGTGCACGCCGGTGATCGCCCGAAGCCAGCTGCGGCGGCCGCCGAAGTAGTCCGGTGCTTCCACTCCCAGCGGTAACCAAGGAGATGACGGTGACGGTCCCGCGGCATCCGAATACCAGGCCTGCACGGCGAAAGGGAACTCTCATTCTCGCTGCGTGCCTCGTCATGCGCTCGCTCCCCGCCACCCTCCCGGCGCAATCGGGCGTGCCCACCCTCGCCCTCGGCCCACAGCGGTTCACGACCGGTGACCTCGAGCTCGATCAGGTGCGTGGGGCCGGCGTGCTGCCCGATGGGCGTATCGCGATCGCCAATGCCGGCACGTCGAACGTGCTGATCGTCAACCGGCGCGGGACCGTCGACAAGCGCTTCGGCCGCCAGGGGGAAGGTCCCGGGGATTTCGGTGGCCTCAACCGGATCGCCACCTTCGGCGACACCAGTCGTCACCTACGATGGCCTCCTGAATCGTGTGACGCTCTGGCGACCCGACGGTACCGTCATCCGCTCCTTCATCGCGCAAGCCGCGCCCGGCCAGGAAGGGCTGGTGTCGCTCGAGGCGATCGCCTCCCCATCGAGTTACCTCGCGACCGTCAGGGTGTACGGCGAGCAGCCGCGAAACGGCCTCTACCTCAACCGCTTCGCCCTCTTCGGCGTGCGCGGCGCGGAGCGGACCGCTCTGGGGACGCATCCCTGGTCCCACAGCTACTTCTACGCGGAGACAGACAAGGAGGGCGGGCGGGGCACCGCGTCCTACGGGACACCCTTCCTGGGAGCGACCCTCGTCGCCTCCGCCGCATCGAAAACGCTCCTCCTCGTGGTCGGCGAGTCACGCGTCACCATTCGCCGCGCCGATGGAACCCAGGGCGGCGTCGCGCTACCGATTGTGCCAGTCTCCGGACGCGAGCGCGCCAAGGCGTACGCCGATGCGATGATCGCCTCGGTCAAGGACCCCGATCCCGACTGGGTGCGGAAGTTCCGGCTCATGTTCGGGGCGAACTTCCCTGCGGTCTCGCGTCAGGCCGTTGCCCAATATGCCGTGACCGTGGGAGGCACCGTCTGGTTTCAGGAGTTCCGGAAACCCAAGGACGCAGTGGCGACCTGGTGGATCGTCGACGCGCGGCGCGAGGCGCTCGTGGGGCGCCTCACCCTGGCGGCCACCTCGACCATCCTCGGCGGCAACGACCAGTTGCTCCTGGTGCTGCAAACCGATCCGGACGGCGTGCAAAGTGTCGTTGGCTTCGACATGCCGAAGTATTGATGCGCTCCCTACCGGAGAGCGGTACCAACGAAGTCGAAGGCTGGCACCTAATATTTCGGAATCTGCGCCTGTTCGAAGTTGCGATCGAATCGCGATCGACCGTGGCCGCTTGGCTCAAGCGGTTACCATTCCAACTCCTCCATGGGCACCCTCTCCCGCGAGGCCAAATGCCAAATGCACCCTTCGCCGCCCTTGCGCCGTGCACCGCTGCCCTCCTCGCTGGGCTCGTTGCTGGCTGCCAGACTGCGCCGGCCGGCTCCCAGGAAGTGCTCGTCGGGGGCACCGACTACGCGTTCGACGCCCCGAAGGCACCCGCCGCGGGCGTCACCGACGTCCGCTTCGTCAATCGGGGACGCGTCCCCCACGAGATGGCCCTCGGCCAACTCCACGCAGGGGTGACCGCCGACTCGGTCATGGCCTATGCCGCGGCGGGCCACGACCCAGGAGACTTGGCAGACGTGGTGGGGATCCTCATCGCCAATCCCGGGGACACCGCCGTTGGCGCCCTGCGAGCCAACCTGCTCCCGGGACGCACCTACATGATGATCTGCAGCTTCCGCGACGCGGACTCGCTTCCGCCACATCTCGCCATGGGGATGCAGGCGAGCTTCGTCGTGAAGTAGTCGGGCTGCAATGGACCGGGACTATCGCCGCAGGGCGTGACGCCTCGGCCCACCGCATACTCGCGCGTCTCTCTTCATTACCGCGTTACGAGGCACCACCAATGTGGCAACGCATCCATAGCGGATTGCTCCTGGCGGTGACGTGCGCGTCGCCCGCGTTCGGCCAGGGCACGCGCGCGCCCGCCGCGGCGCGGTGCTTCGCACTCGACTTTCAGGCGGAGGTGCGCAGTGCGATCGCCGGCTACGCCAAGGTCGCCGGGATCCCCGGCGTCAGCTTCGGCGTGGTGGTGCGGGACGCACTCGTCTTTGCCGACGGCGTGGGGTACGCCAACGTCCGCCGGCGCATTCCAGCGACGGCCGACACCCCCTACAACGTGGCGTCGGTGACCAAGCTCTTCACCGCAACGCTCGCGCTGCAATTGGCCGCCGAGGGGCGACTCGACCTCGACGCTCCGGTGGCGCGGTATCTCCCCGACTCGGTGCGCCTCCCGACCGACGCATCGGGGACGGCGATCACCGTGCGGCATCTGCTGACGCATACCGCCGGTCTCCCGAAGCAGCCACCGAATCGCCGCAATCAACCCGTCGCCGGCCCGATCGACCCCGGCGTCTGGGATGCCTACGAGGTGGCCGACCTGTACCAAGCGCTGCCGATCACCAAGCTTCGCGCGCGGCCGGGCACCGCCATGGAGTACTCCAACTACGGCTATGCGCTGCTCGGCCACGTCGTCGAACGCGTCGCTGGCGTACCGTACGAGCAGCAGCTGCGGGTCCGGCTGCTCACACCCCTCGGCATGACGTCCTCCGGGATCACCCTCACGGCCGCGCAGGCAGAGCAGCTCGCCGCGTTCTACTGGGATCTGGACGATGCGCGGGCTGAGCAGTCGGTCCACGCGCGCTACGGCAGCGTGGCCGGCTTCATCGGCCTGACGTCCACGGTCCGGGACTTGTCGCGATTCCTGATGGCGCATCTGGGCACGACCGCGGCGGGGCGCGCAGTGATCGCCCCGGACGTCGCGCGCCGCATGGCCGAGCCGCAGGTCCAGCTGGACAGCGCCAACGCGACCCATCGTGTCGACATGGCGCTCGGCTGGTTTCAGGAAGCCCCACTGGCGTCGAGCCAGGCGACGCCGCTGCTGTGGCATTTCGGCAACGTGGATGGCCACGCCTCCGCCGTCTTCCTCCAGCCGAAGGCGGGCCTCGGCGTGATCGTGCTGCAGAATCTCGGGGGAGAGATGGCCGGCGTCGCGACCGAACAGATCGGCCGATGGCTGATGCAGCGCACCGCCGCCGAAGTGGCACGGTGCCGGCCCGCGCCCCGCTGAGGCGACCCGCCTACCGCGGCAGCCCCGCCGCCTCCTTCACCAGCGCCAGCCCGAACGTCCACTGACCCGCCACGCTCTGGATGTCGATCGTCCCGGCGCGCAACTGCTGATAGACCTCGCCGAGCGATGGCGTCGCCTCGGCCGCGATCTCGCCACCTGCATGGCCACGCGACCGCGCCGCGCCGAGCGCGGCCACGCCCGAGAGCGCGGCCGCACATCGGCGGTATGTGCGGAACGCCTCGGGCAACTCCCCAATTGGCGCATCGTCGTGCGCGGCGACCAGCTGCTGACACGACTCGTGGTCCATCCGGAAGAACATCGCGACGGTCGCGAGGTCGTACAGCGGGTCGTTCGGTGCCGCCGTGTCCCAGTCGAGCAACATCACGCGCGTGCCGTCGAAGACCAGGTTCGACGGATTCACGTCGTTGTGGCTCATCACCAGCGACTCGCATGCTGTCACCGGCGGCTCGGCGAGCAAGGCCGTGACCGTCTCACGCACGAAGAGGGGAAGCGTGGCCTCAGCGCTCAGCGCGCTCCACATCGCCTGGAGCACTGGCCGCACGTCCGCTCTCCCCATGCCGGGTGGAGTCGGGAGGTGGGCCCGGTGCGCGAGCATCCGGCCGAGCGCGTGGATGGCCGCGCCGCGCGTGGCGGGATTCCCGAACTGCGCCGGCCAGGAACGGTCGACCACCAGCGCGCTCAGCACCGCGCGCCGGGCCTCGTCGACGTGGACCAGCTCGGGCGCCAGCCCCGCCGTCGCCGCCGCACGCTGTACCGCGAGCCGAGCCTGCCACGGGCCGAGCGGCTCGTCTGGCGAGGTGAGCTTCAGGACGTACGCGTGGTCGCCTGCGTCCACCCGAAAGACCGCCGCCCCCGACATTCCCATGCCGATCCGCGTCAGTGTCGTGGCTGGGCCGCGCATGGCGCTCGGCAGTGCGAGCTGCCAGTCGGCGGGGGAGTCGGGGGGCGTCAATTCGGGGGGCAGAGCCACGGGGTGTTCCCTGGGCAGAGGGGCAGGCGTCCGGCGAGCGCGGAAAGATGCCACGGCACGCGTTGGGCTGGAATGCTGGGGCAATGCTGCCACCTGGAGAGCGGCACGACGCTGGCGCACCCGGGACCCGCGGCGGTAAGCTTGGGAGGTCCGGCCCCCGCCCCCACTCCCAGAGCCTCCTCATGCACCTGCGTCCCAGCCTGCGCGCGCTCGCCCTCCTGTTCGGCCTCGCCGCGCTCCCGGCCGCCGTGCACGCCCAGCACATCATCGGCGAGCGCGACGCACGCGCCCTTCGTGCCGACAGCGTCTTCCGCCGCTTCGACCGCTCCGACGCTCCCGGCTGCGCGCTCGGCGTCTACCAGGACGGCGGGCTTATCTACGCGCGCGGCTACGGCATGGCGAGCCTCGAGCACGGGATCGCGCTCTCACCCCGCTCGGTGCTCGACGTGGGGTCGATCTCCAAGCAGTTCACGGCGATGTCGATCCTCCTGCTGCAGCGGGACGGCAAGCTCTCGCTCGACGATCCCATCCGGAAGCTCTTTCCCGAGATGCCGGCCTACGCCGACGGTATCACCTGGCGCCGCGCGCTGAGCCAGACGAGCGGCCTGCGCGATCTCTGGACGCTCTGGGGCCAGACCGGCCGAACCTTCCGCGGCGACACGATCGACGCGTTGCAGGTGATCACCCGCTCGGCGGGGACCAACTACGCACCGGGGGATCGCTACCTCTACACCAACTCGGGATGGATCCTCGCCGCGCAGGCGGTCTACCGCCTCACCGGCAAGTCGCTCGCGCAGTTCGCCGAGTCGCGGATCTTCGCGCCGCTCGGCATGCGGGACACGCGCTACTTCGGCGACAATGCGATGGTGATCCCCGGCCTCGCGACCGCGTACTCGCCACAGACCAGCGGCGGCTTCCGCGTGGCCCGCACCACCTACGATGGTGCCATCGTCGGCGCTGGCGGGGTCCACACGACCATCGAGGACTTCGGGCGCTGGCTCGACAACTACGACCGCCTCCTCGTCGGCGATGCGGCAATCGTGCGCACCATGACGACGCCGACCGCGCTCAGCAACGGCTCGCCCGCGCGCGTGAGCTTCACGCAGGCGTACGCGGTCGGCCTCAACGCCGGCACGTTCCGCGGGCTCCCCGTGGTCTCGCACGGCGGGAGTTGGGCCGGCTATCGTGGGCACTTCCTGCGCTTCCCCGACCAGCGGTTCGCGGTGGCGACCTTCTGCAATGTCGCCAACGCCGGCGCCGACACGCTCGCGCGGCAGGTGGCGGGTGTCTACCTCGGCGACCGGATGGCGCCGGACACCGTGGGTGCCTGGGTGGCGGCGCTCGACGCGGCGCCGGCGGTGACTGTTCCGGCATCGGACCGGCAGGCGATAGCGGGCATCTGGCGCAACGTCGCGCGCGGGGTGGTGCAGCGCATCCGCCTGGCGGGGGACACGATCATCGCGGTGGGCAGTGAGCGGACACGCGTGATCCCGCTCGGCGGCGGGCGCTTCCGGGTGGGGCGCGGGACCGAACTGCGGCTCGCACAGGGCGACGCTGGGAGACTCCTCTCCCGGTCGGCCTCCGACACGACGACGTATGAGCGCGTCGACTCAGTGGCGCTCACGGCGGCCCAGCTCGCCGAGTATGCCGGCGAGTACCGCAACGAGGAGATCGAGACGACGCACAGTTGGCGCGTGGAGAAGGGCGCGCTCGTGGTGTACGCCGCGGGGCGGCGGCTCGGGACGGTCGACCCCACCTACCGCGACGGCTTCGTGCGCAGCGGGGCGGTGATCGACGTGACGCGTGATGCGCGCGGACGCATCACGGGGTTCGTGCTTCAGTCGGGGCGTGTGCGCGACCTGCGCTTCACGCGGGTGCCAAAGTAGTCGGCGGCGTCGTCGGGAGCGCGCGGGCCTCGGGAGGCCCCGCCGCAAGACAGAGGGGGAGGCAAGTGTCCAATCGCGCGTGGTGTCGGCCGATCAAGGTGTTCTACGCTGGCTTGTGGGTGGCGGTGGCGACCGCGGCTCAGCCCCTGCAGGCGCAGTCGCGCGATCCGGTCGAAGGGGAGTATCTCCTCACCGTGGTTCGCGGGAATGTGCCCGGGCGCGCCCTCCGCAACGATAGCCTGCTGCTGGTACTGACCGGCGCGCCCATCCCGTCCTCCCTTGCGCGTCGGATGCGTGGAGTTGAGCTGGAGCGGGGACCGCGCGCCGCGACGCATGGTGCCTGCTGGCGTTCTGTATCGGCCGATCCGTCCATCCGTGCACAATCCGCTCCCACACACAGCCAGTGGAAGGCCACCGCGGATACCTTTGCCGTCCTGCTGTGGGCGGGAATGGACGCCGGCGAGCGTCTCCAGTTCACGATCGGTCAGGCTGGCGCGCGCGGATTCCTCGAGTGGTGGGGACACATCCTGGGCTCCGGTGGCCGTGACAGCCTGATCGTGGAACGGCGCGGGCCGGCGGATCCGGCGAAATGTCTGCCGTAGCTGCCGGCCCACGCGGTCCAGTCGCCTTCCAATAGTCCCACGCTCCGCGCAATGCCTAGCGCGCCACACGCACCGGCGTCAACCTCGGTGAGACCGTCGTTCCGTCGCCGAGCTGACCATTGGTGTTCCAGCCCCAGCAGTAGATGGCGCCCTGCGCAGTGAGGCCGCAGCTGTGGTCTTGCCCTGCGGAGATCGCCGTGAAGGTGACGCCGACCGGCATCGAGACGGCGGTCGGCACGTTGCGATCGGTCAGAGTGCCGTCACCGAGCTGGCCGACGGTGTTCGCGCCCCAGCAGTAGGCGGCGCCGGTCGTGCTGAGGGCGCAGCTGTGAATCACCGACGTCGCGAGGCGCGAGAACGTCACGCCGCCGGGCGCTGTCACTGGCACCGGGGTGGCACGCGTCGCGTTGGCTCCGTCGCCGATCTGGCCGTTCGCACCACTCCCCCAGCAGTACACCACCCCTCCGAAAGCCAACCCACAGCTCACCGAGCCGCCCGCCTGTGCCGCCGCGAAGGTCACGCCGCCCGGCGCCGCCACGAGCGTCGGTGACAGTCGGTCGACCGCCGCACCGTCCCCGATTTGCGAGCTCGTGCCGGCGCCCCAGCAATAGGCGGCACCAGCCTGCGTCGTTCCACAGGTGGTCCCACTGCCGGCGCCGATCGTGGCGAAGAGGCCTCCGCCGGGAGCCGGGACCTGCGTCGGGAGTGGCCGATTCAAGCCGGTGCCGTCGCCGAGCGCACCGCGGACCCCGATCCCCCAACAGTACCCCGCGCCGCCCGCCGTTGTGCCGCAGCTGTGGACCCCGCCGGCCGTGATCGAATTGAAGGCGACGCCGCCCGGCGCCGCGACGAGGGTCGCGGTGAGGCGATCGAGCAGGGCCCCGTCTCCGATGTTCCCGGCGGAACCGGACCCCCAGCAGTAGGCGGCGCCGGTAGTCGTGCGACCGCAGTTCGCGACTCCAGCGGAGGCGTCGCGCCCATTCTGCGCGACGGCCAAGAACTGCACCCCGCCGGGAGCCACGACACGCGTCGGGAGTGAGCGGTTGACGATGGTGCCGTCGCCGAGCTGGCCGAGGTCGTTCCGGCCCCAGCAATAGGCGGCTCCGGAGACGGAAACACCGCAGGTCGTGAAGCTGCCCACCCCGACGCTGATGAAGTTGATGAGGACATTGAACGGCGTCGACGTCGTGCCGGTCAGCCCGTTGGCCGCGGCCGTCAGCGTGTAGGCGGTCCCCGCCTGGTTGATGCTCAGCCCCGGGAAGGTTGCCACACCAGCGACGGCCGCGGCGGTCTGCGTCCCACCCAGGGTGCCGTTCCCTGCGTTGTTGCCGATCGCCAGGGTGACGGTGTTCGTCGCGCTGGTCACCAGCGCACCGTCGGCATCGCGAATCTCGACCCGGACCGACGCTGGCAGCGCGACGCCTTCACTGGTGGTGGCTGGCTGGGTGGTGATCGCAAGCTGGGTGGCAGTGGCGGCCGTCTGCGTGACGGTGATACTCAGGCCGACGGAGGCACTGCCGCCGGCATTGGTGGCGGTCACCGTGTAGTTGGTGGCGGGCGCGGCAGTTCCCGGCGTCCCGGTGATGACACCGGTCGTCGTGTTCAGCGTGAGGCCAGCCGGGAGCGCGGGGTTCACCGCATAGGAGCTCACGGCGCCACCGCCGCTGCTCGGCGTATTGGGCGCTATCGCGACGCCCTTGGGATAGCTGGCCGGATTCAGGCTGTAGTTCAGTCCGGTCGGCGCCTGGACTTGAGGCGTCGTCGGGGAACTGGAGCCACACCCCGCGAGCAGGATGGCAACGCTGCCCAGCAGGGCCCGCCCGGTCACGCGCATCTGGACGCCTCGGCGCATCGTCGCTTCTCCTGGATTGTTGGGTCTGGACCTAGTGTCGGACGTCGGTGCGCGAAAGTCGTGCACTGGGGTCGGGCAACGGCGCGTTACAGGCTCAGGCGCACGATGTGGCCGCGCACCCACGCCACCAGCTGCGGTTCCTTGAGCGATCCGGCCGCCAAGGCGGTCATGACCTGGACCAGCTCAGGCTCCGTGACGTCGAGCTCCTTGCCGTTCAGGCCCAGGAAGACGGCCATGGTCAGGAAGGCGATGCGCTTGTTGCCGTCGTTGAAGGGGTGGGCCGTTGCCAGCCCGAAAGCATAGGCGGCCGCTAGACCGGCGAGGTCAACACCCTTGTCGTAGTGCCATTTTTGTCGGGGTCGGGCCAGGACGGCCTCCAGCGCATCGTCGTCGCGCAGCCCCGGCAGCCCGCCATGCTCGCGCAACTGGTCGAGATGGACGGCCTCGACCACGAGGCGGGGCACCCAACGGGGCTCACGCACGAGCTACTTCGCCAGCTCGCGCAAGGCGTTCCGGAACTTCTTGGCCGCGTGCGCGGCCAGCGCCAGTCCCGCCTCGACGTCCGGGTCGTATGGGCTCAAC
Proteins encoded:
- a CDS encoding TonB family protein, translated to MLLTPNAAPAQDALGGDWATIIRSRRCPVAKDCPPRQGLVWDTTNALPIYPPAMRAAGIGGEAVVSFQVGADGTVDSSSVTVVRATNTAFKAPAISTVRRWRFGFEAEGRPSPSITAQVHLLFAQEIGCKEGPSRQWTGWAGPNQLVMAMCTPVIARSQLRRPPK
- a CDS encoding beta-lactamase family protein gives rise to the protein MWQRIHSGLLLAVTCASPAFGQGTRAPAAARCFALDFQAEVRSAIAGYAKVAGIPGVSFGVVVRDALVFADGVGYANVRRRIPATADTPYNVASVTKLFTATLALQLAAEGRLDLDAPVARYLPDSVRLPTDASGTAITVRHLLTHTAGLPKQPPNRRNQPVAGPIDPGVWDAYEVADLYQALPITKLRARPGTAMEYSNYGYALLGHVVERVAGVPYEQQLRVRLLTPLGMTSSGITLTAAQAEQLAAFYWDLDDARAEQSVHARYGSVAGFIGLTSTVRDLSRFLMAHLGTTAAGRAVIAPDVARRMAEPQVQLDSANATHRVDMALGWFQEAPLASSQATPLLWHFGNVDGHASAVFLQPKAGLGVIVLQNLGGEMAGVATEQIGRWLMQRTAAEVARCRPAPR
- a CDS encoding phosphotransferase, translated to MALPPELTPPDSPADWQLALPSAMRGPATTLTRIGMGMSGAAVFRVDAGDHAYVLKLTSPDEPLGPWQARLAVQRAAATAGLAPELVHVDEARRAVLSALVVDRSWPAQFGNPATRGAAIHALGRMLAHRAHLPTPPGMGRADVRPVLQAMWSALSAEATLPLFVRETVTALLAEPPVTACESLVMSHNDVNPSNLVFDGTRVMLLDWDTAAPNDPLYDLATVAMFFRMDHESCQQLVAAHDDAPIGELPEAFRTYRRCAAALSGVAALGAARSRGHAGGEIAAEATPSLGEVYQQLRAGTIDIQSVAGQWTFGLALVKEAAGLPR
- a CDS encoding beta-lactamase family protein — translated: MHLRPSLRALALLFGLAALPAAVHAQHIIGERDARALRADSVFRRFDRSDAPGCALGVYQDGGLIYARGYGMASLEHGIALSPRSVLDVGSISKQFTAMSILLLQRDGKLSLDDPIRKLFPEMPAYADGITWRRALSQTSGLRDLWTLWGQTGRTFRGDTIDALQVITRSAGTNYAPGDRYLYTNSGWILAAQAVYRLTGKSLAQFAESRIFAPLGMRDTRYFGDNAMVIPGLATAYSPQTSGGFRVARTTYDGAIVGAGGVHTTIEDFGRWLDNYDRLLVGDAAIVRTMTTPTALSNGSPARVSFTQAYAVGLNAGTFRGLPVVSHGGSWAGYRGHFLRFPDQRFAVATFCNVANAGADTLARQVAGVYLGDRMAPDTVGAWVAALDAAPAVTVPASDRQAIAGIWRNVARGVVQRIRLAGDTIIAVGSERTRVIPLGGGRFRVGRGTELRLAQGDAGRLLSRSASDTTTYERVDSVALTAAQLAEYAGEYRNEEIETTHSWRVEKGALVVYAAGRRLGTVDPTYRDGFVRSGAVIDVTRDARGRITGFVLQSGRVRDLRFTRVPK
- a CDS encoding putative Ig domain-containing protein; its protein translation is MRRGVQMRVTGRALLGSVAILLAGCGSSSPTTPQVQAPTGLNYSLNPASYPKGVAIAPNTPSSGGGAVSSYAVNPALPAGLTLNTTTGVITGTPGTAAPATNYTVTATNAGGSASVGLSITVTQTAATATQLAITTQPATTSEGVALPASVRVEIRDADGALVTSATNTVTLAIGNNAGNGTLGGTQTAAAVAGVATFPGLSINQAGTAYTLTAAANGLTGTTSTPFNVLINFISVGVGSFTTCGVSVSGAAYCWGRNDLGQLGDGTIVNRSLPTRVVAPGGVQFLAVAQNGRDASAGVANCGRTTTGAAYCWGSGSAGNIGDGALLDRLTATLVAAPGGVAFNSITAGGVHSCGTTAGGAGYCWGIGVRGALGDGTGLNRPLPTQVPAPGGGLFATIGAGSGTTCGTTQAGAAYCWGAGTSSQIGDGAAVDRLSPTLVAAPGGVTFAAAQAGGSVSCGLAFGGVVYCWGSGANGQIGDGANATRATPVPVTAPGGVTFSRLATSVIHSCALSTTGAAYCWGANTVGQLGDGTLTDRNVPTAVSMPVGVTFTAISAGQDHSCGLTAQGAIYCWGWNTNGQLGDGTTVSPRLTPVRVAR
- a CDS encoding type II toxin-antitoxin system death-on-curing family toxin → MPRLVVEAVHLDQLREHGGLPGLRDDDALEAVLARPRQKWHYDKGVDLAGLAAAYAFGLATAHPFNDGNKRIAFLTMAVFLGLNGKELDVTEPELVQVMTALAAGSLKEPQLVAWVRGHIVRLSL